The window GAGGAAGGGGGCGCCGGGCGCGAGGCGGCGGGCGATGTCGTGCAGGAGCGACTGCTTCGCGCCGTCGTCCGGGAGGAAGTGCATGACGTTGAAGCAGGTCGCGGCCGCGAAGCCGTCCTCGTCGAGGTCGGAGACGTGGCCGTGGACGAGGCGGGCGCCGTCTCCCACGCCGGCCTCCCGCATCCGGCGCCTGGCGATCTCGATCATCTGGCGCGATGGATCAACGCCGGTCAGCCGCCAGCCGGGTTCCGCCGTCTTGAAGGTGACCAGCTCGATGCCGGTTCCGGCCCCGACGACGAGCACCCTCGGACTCGGGCCCACGCGGCCCGCGAGGAGCGCGAGCGCCTGCCGGAACGAGCTCCGGTAGCCGGGTATCACCGTGCGGGCGATGTACTCGTAGTCGCCGCCGTAGTCTCCGTCGAAGTCGAAGGGTTCCGCGCCCTCGGGTGTATTCATGGGCACAAGAGACTCCCGGCCGCGAATTCGTTCAAGTGTGACGCAGCGGCCACGCGGGGCGTGAACCCGACACGAGGTCGCGACTCGTAAGGGGGTAGGTAGCGGCTCGCATGGGACGGGTCGCGCACGTGTTGAGATTCAGATTGCCGAAAGGCACGATGGTATAGATGAAAAAGATGAGATTGGCCGCGCGCGTGCAGGTTGCGGCGCTGGCCGCACTGTCCGTCTTCGCCGGTTGCGGCGCGGCCGGAGCGGGGAACGATCCGGCCATGGCCGGCCGCCTCGCCGCCGCCACGGCGAACATCCGGCCGGAAGAGAAGATTCGCGGCGTCTCCTTCTCCGCCCCGCGGCGCGAGATGGCGCCCGATGCGCTCGTTCGCGCGTCGATGACGGGGGCGAACTGGGTCGCCGTCATCCCCTACGCCTTCGTGGATCCCGCCCACCCGCGCGTCGCGTTCGACCGCGAACGCCAGTTCTGGGGCGAGAGGACGGAGGGCGTCGCGAAGACGATCGAATACGCCAGGGAGAGCCGGCTCTCCGTACTCCTCAAGCCGCATCTCTGGGTGCGCGGGCAGGGCTGGCCGGGCGAGTTCGTGCCCGACACGGAGGAGGACTGGGAGGTGTTCCTCTCGGGGTACCGCGAGTACATCCTCCGGTTTGCACACGTCGCCGACTCGATGGACGTGGAGATGTTCAGCGTCGGCACGGAGGTCGATCTCGTCGCGCTCGCGCGGCCCGACTACTGGCGGTCGCTCATCGAGGAGGTGCGGGCGATCTACGGGGGCCGCCTCACGTACGCGGCGAACTGGGACAAGTACGCGCGGATCGACTTCTGGGACGCGCTCGACCTCGTCGGCGTGGACGCCTATTTCCCCCTGACCGACGACGCCACGCCGGACGTGGAGACGCTGGTCGAGGCGTGGGAGCCGTGGAGCGAGGAGCTGCGCGAGGTCGCCCTCGCCACGGGGAAGCCCGTCCTCTTCGCCGAGTTCGGGTATCGCAGCGTAGACGGCGCGGCGGGCCGCCAGTGGGAGTTGCCGGACGGACGCCGGGCGCGGGGAGTGCCGGCGAACTACGAGGCGCAGTCCGGGGCCTACGAGGCGCTCTTCCGGGTGTGGTGGGATCGTCCCTGGTTCGCGGGTGGTTTCGCGTGGAAGTGGTACGCGGGATCTCCAGCCGGGGAGTGGATCGCCACCGACTACTCGCCCCAGGGCAAGCCGGCGGAGACGGTCATGGCCACGTGGTACGGGGGCGACGCGAGCCCCGGCACGCCGCCGGTTCTCACGCCTGCGGATCTCACGGCGGATCGACCGCCCGGTCCGGCGCCGGATTGAACTCGAGTTCCGTCTGCAGGACACCCTGGAAGGTGATCCGGTGGTGCGGCGTCGGGCCGTGCCGGCGGATCGCTTCCATGTGCTCGCGGGTCCGGTATCCCTTGTTGGACGCCCAGCCGTAGAGCGGGTACCGCGCGTCGAGGCGCCGCATCAGGCGGTCGCGCGTGACCTTCGCGAGGATCGAGGCGCAGGCGATGGAATGCGAGGCCCGGTCTCCCCCCACGATCGAGCGGTGCTCGCCGAGTTCCGGGACCGGATTGCCGTCCACGAGCACGAGTTCCGCCGGTAGCCCGAGACGATCGAGCGCGCGGCGCATGGCCACGATGGTCGCGGCGCGGACGTTGAAGCGTTCGATCTCACGGGTGGATGCGGCGGCCACCCGCCAGGCGAGACTTTCCGCGCGGATGCGTCGGGCGAGTTGCTCACGGCGGGGCGGGGAGACCTGCTTGCTGTCCGTGCATCCCTCGAACTGCTGTCCCGGGTGAAGCGCCACGGCGCCAACCATCACGGGACCCGCCACCGGACCCATCCCGGCCTCGTCGATCCCGACGACCACGCGGAGGCCGGAAGCCCAGCCCTCTTCCTCGTGGTCGAGCGGCGCCGTGGCCGGCGCGTCTGGAGCGGGCGTCGCGTCCGGAGTGTGCGTCGCCGGTGTCAGCCGTCCTGCTTCTTGTCGAGCCACCACTTTCGCTCTCGCACCCGGGCCCGCTTGCCGCGGCGGTTGCGCAGGTAGTAGAGCTTGGCCCGCCGGACATCGCCCCGCCGAACGACTTCGAGGCCCACGATCCACGGGGAGTGGAGGGGGAAGATCCGCTCGACGCCGACGCCGCCGGAGATCCGCCGCAGCGTGAAGGTCGCGTTGACCCCAGCCCCGCGGCGGCCGATGCAGACGCCCTCGAACGGCTGCACGCGCTCCTTCTGGCCTTCCTTCACGCGTACGCGGACGCGCACCGTGTCCCCCGGCGCGAAGGCCGGAAGGTCCGTGCGCTTATATCCCTCCTCGATACCGGCGATTCTGGGATCCATCGTTCGTCTATCCTCGTTTCCTGCGTCTCCAAGTGCGTTTCCGGCTGCGTATCCTCTGCGTCACGGGAGGGGTGCGGCAATGTGACGATGGGTACGGTCGCAGCCCTTTAGTATACCATTCCTGGCGAACCCGCGCCAAAAAACCGGTCAGTCGGTCAGCCGGTCAGCCGGTCAGTCGGTCGGTCGGTCAGCCGGTCAGTCGGTCGCGTCGAGGTCGAGGAGGTCGGGGCGGCGGCGTCGCGTCGCCGCATCGGCCTGCGCGGCGCGCCAGCGTTCGATGCGGGGGTGATCCCCCGACCGGAGCACGTCCGGCACGTGTCGGCCGCCGTGCTCGGCGGGCCGCGTGTAGGAGGGGGCGGAGAGGCGCCCCTCGTAAAACGAGTCGGAGGAGGCCGAATCGTGATCGCCGAGCGCCCCGGGGAGGAGGCGCACCACGGCGTCGATGACGACGAGCGCGGCCGGCTCGCCCCCGCTGAGGACGTAGTCGCCGATGGAGATCTCCTCGTCGACCCGGGCGTCGATGACCCGCTCGTCGATCCCCTTGTAGCGCCCGCACAACAGCGTGAGGTCGGGCTCGAGCGCGAAGCGCACCGCCGTCTCGTGATCGAAAGGCCGTCCGCGCGGGGAGAGCGAGATCACGCGCCCGGGGCGGTCCAGCGCGGTGAGCGCGGCATCGAAGGGCTCGGGCTTCATCACCATCCCGCCCCCACCGCCGAACGGCTCGTCATCCGTCGTCCGGTGCCGGTCGTCCGTGTACGCGCGCACGTCGATGAGCCGGTACTCGACGAGCCCCGCCTCGCGGGCGCGCCCCGGGATCGAGAGGCCCAGCGGGCCTTCGAGATAGTCGGGGAAGATGGTGAGGACGTTGATTCGCATCGGATCGTTCGCGTCAGATATCGAGCAGGCCGGCGGGGAGCTTCATATGGACCTCCCCGGCCTCGAAGTCCAGCTCCACGACAAGCTCCGCCTCGAACGGGATCAGCCGCTCGCGGCCGCCGACCTCGAGGGCGAGGAGCGGCGCGCCGGGCTGATCGTACACCTCCCGGATCACTCCGATCGTCATGTCCGCCTCGCACACCGACATGCCGATCAGATCGTGCAGCAGATAGCCCCCGTCGGGCAGATCCGGCAGCTCTTCGCGGGGGACACCCAGGCGCGCGCCGCGGAGCTTCTCGGCCGCCGTGCGGTCCGCCACCTCGCAGACCTCGACGAGCCACCGTCTGCCGTGGGGCCGCGCAGTCTCCAGCGTGAGCGCCCGGGGCCGAGGCGACCCGCCCGCCGGGGTGCCGGCGTCCGCTCGCGCACCGGCGTCCGCCCGTACGTCGGTGGTGGCGTCGATGAGATCGAGCCGGCGACCCGCCCGGAAGAGCGTCTCGGCGTGGTCGGTCTCGGCTTCCAGGAGCAGCCCGCCGCGGATCCCGTGGGGCCTGGCGATGCGGGCCACGATCACGGGCGCGTCGGACATGGTCGCGGTGGCGCTAGTCGTCGGCTTCGGCGTCGCCAGCGTCGTCGCCAGCGTCGTCGCCAGCGTCGTCGCCAGCGTCGCTCGCCTCGTCGCCCGCGTCGGCCTCGGCGGCTTCCGCTGCGTCCTCGGCCCCGTCGCCGGCGTCGGCCGCTTCAGCCACCGCGTCTTCGGCCGGAGCGGCGGCTTCGGTCGGAGCCTCGGCTTCGGTCGCGGCCTCCGCTTCAGCGGCTGGCTCGGCGGGTTCGGCTTTCTCGGCGGCGGGCGGCTCGGGCTCGGGCTCCGGCGGGGCCTCGGCGCTCGGCTTCGGACGCCGGGACGTGCCGCGCTGTCCCGGCGGCGGACCGATCTCGATGATCGCCGTCTCGAGCGACCCCGGATCCACGCCGTCGTGGAACTGCTTCCAGACGCCCGTCTTCCGCAGGAGCGACCGCACCGTGTCCGTCGGCTGCGCGCCCTCGTTGAGCCAGTGCAGCGTGCGCGCGGCGTTGATCCGCACGAGTGACGGCTGCGTGCGGGGGTTGTAGAGGCCGAGCCGCTCGATCGACGCGCCCGCCGTCCCCTCCCGCGAATCCGTCACGATGATGCGGAACGAGGCCGCCTTCTTCGCCCCACGCCGCTTGAGTCTGATTGTCGTCGCCATTCAGTTCTCCGATTCGTTAGCCCAGTCCCCGGCCCAGTCCCTTGCCCAGTCGGGCAAGGTCGCCGGGACCTCCCGGCATCATCCGGGGCATGAGCTTGCCCATCTGTTTCATCATCTTCCGCATTTCGCGGAACTGCTTGAGGAGCCGGTTCACCTCGTGCACCGGGCGTCCCGACCCCTTCGCGATCCGCGCCCGGCGCGACCCGTTCAGGATCTCCGGCCGCCTCCGCTCCTCCGGCGTCATCGAGAGGATGATCGCCTCCAGGTGCTTCACCCGACGAGGGTCGACATCCGCCTGGTCCAGCATGCGCGCGTCGACGCCCGGCATCATTTTCAGCAACCCCTTCAGGGGTCCCATCTTCTGAATCTGCTGGATGGAAGTCAGGAAGTCCGCGAGGTCGAACTCCCCCTTCCCTCCGAGCATCTTTTTCTGCAACCGCTCGGTCTCGCCGAGGTCGATCGTCTGCTGCGCGCGCTCCACGAGGCCGACGATGTCCCCCATCTGGAGGATCCGGCCCGCCATGCGCTCGGGATCGAAGACCGCGAGGTCCTCGGGCCGCTCGCCCGTTCCGACGAATCGGATCGGCACGCCGAGCACACTGTAGATCGAGAGCGCCGCGCCCCCGCGGGCGTCGCCATCCATCTTCGTGAGGACGACCCCCGTCAGCCCCACCGCGCCGTGGAACCCCTCGGCGATCCGCACCGCCTCCTGCCCGGTCATCCCGTCCGCCACGAGCAGGACCTGCTGCGGCTCGACCGCCGCCTTCACGCGGCGAAGCTCCTCCAGCAACTCCTCATCCGCCTGCAGCCGGCCGGCCATGTCGAGGAGCAGGTGCGTGACTCCGCTCCGCCTCGCCTCGTCCAGCGCGCCTCGGGCGAGTTCCGCCATGTCCTCGCCGCTCGGCCGCGCCAGAAGCGGCACGCCGATCCGCGCCGCCAGCGCCTCCAACTGCTCCGGAGCCGCCGGGCGGTAGGGATCGCACGCCACGAGCCCCGGCCGCCGTCCCTCGTGCGCCAGGCGCCGCCCCAACTTCGCCGCCGTCGTCGTCTTCCCCGACCCCTGAAGGCCGACGAGCATGACCACCGTGGGCGGAACCGACGCCTCCGACTCCTCCGGCGCCGCCTCGCCCAGCAGGGCGACGAGTTCGTCGTGGACGACCTTCACGATCTGGTCGCCCGGCCGAACCGACTTCAGCACATCCTCGCCGAGCGCACGCTCCTTCACCTTCGCGAGGAAGTCGCGCACGACCCGGAAGTTGACGTCCGCCTCGAGCAGGGCGCGCCGTACCTCGCGCAGCCCCTCGTCCAGCATCTTTTCCGTGATGACGCCGCGCTGACGCAGCTTCTTCAGCGCACCGTCCAGCCGGTCACCCAGGCGTTCGAACATCTACCGTTCCAAGCATCAAAAAAACGCGATTGGAAGGTTTCCATTCGCGTCTCGAGAAGGCGCCGAACCGCCCGCACCCGATCCGTATTGAGCCGCGCAGTCTAGGGGTTTTCTCGATCTCAGGCAACGAATTCAGGCAACGAACTCAAGCGGCGGCACCGGTGGAGAGGGCGATCGTCTCGCGCCGGGCCGCGCCGACGCCGACGAAGCGGATGGGCGCGGCGCACACTTCCTCGATCCGGGCGAGGTAGCGGCGCGCGGCGGCGGGCAGGTCGCCGACGGCGCGGCACCCGCTCGTGTCCGCGTTCCAGCCCGCCCAGCGCTCGTAGACCGGACGCACGCGGGCGAGGTCCGCGACGGAGTCCGGGAACGAAGCGGTCGGCGCCCCATCGAGTTCGTAGCCGGTCGAGAGCCTGATCGTCTCGAAGGTGTCGAGCACGTCCAGCTTCGTGACCGCGAGGCCGGTGAGACCGTTCACGCCGGCCGCATAGCGCGCCACGTTCGCATCGAACCAGCCGGGGCGGCGGGGGCGGCCGGTCGTCGCGCCGAACTCGCCGCCGAGCTGCCGCAGACGTTCGGCCTCCGCCTCCGGGAGTTCCGTCGGCAGCGGACCTTCGCCCACGCGCGTGATGTAGGCCTTCACGACGCCGATCACTTCGTCGATGAGCGTCGGCCCGATCCCGACCCCCGAAGCGGCGCCTCCCGCCGTCGTCGTCGAGGAGGTCACGAACGGGTACGTCCCGTGGTCGATGTCGAGAAGTGCCCCCTGCGCCCCTTCGAGGAGGACCCGTCCCCCCGAGGCCAGCCCGCCGCGGATCTCATCCCCCGCGTCCGTCGACAATCCGACCATCGTGGGGCGGACCGTCTCGAGTTCGGCCATCACCTCGTCCGCGTCCACGCGCCGCTCGTCGCCGAGTCCCGCCAGCGTGACGTTCGCGCGCACCGCCGCCGCGGCCACGATCTCGCGCGTGCGGTCCAGGTTGCGCAGATCGCCGACGCGGAGCCCCGTTCGGGAGATCTTGTCGCGGTACGCCGGACCGATTCCCCGCCCCGTCGTCCCGATCTTCTTCGCGCCCCGGCTGTCCTCCTGCGCGGCATCGAGCAGCCGGTGATAGGGGAGGACGAGATGCGCGCGCCGGCTCAGCCCCAGGCGCCCGTCGAGGTCGATACCGCGCGACCGGAGCGTGTCCATCTCCCGCGCCAGCACCCACGGATCCACGACCACGCCGTTTCCGAGCAGGCAGCGCGTCTCTCGATTCAGGATTCCGGAGGGGATGAGGTGGAGGATGAACTCCTCCTCGTTCGCGCCCTCGCCCACGCGCACCGTGTGCCCCGCGTTCGCGCCCCCCTGGTAGCGCGCCACGATCGTGGCCTGCTCCGCGAGCACGTCCACGATCTTCCCCTTCCCTTCGTCTCCCCACTGCGCGCCGACCACGACGACGCAGCGCACGCTGTCACTGAACATGGTGTGTCTTTGGCTTTCGATTCGGGTGCTGTGCTGCGACGGATTTCAAAGATAGCTCAATGATGCGTTCCCGCTTGAACGCGCCGCAGGGCGAGGCGACCCGGGCCCGGCTTCGGGCCGCGGTCAGGCGGAGACGCCGAGGGCGGCGGCCTCGAGCGCGGCGTCGACCACGGCGAGTCTGGCGTCGTCGGCGGGCTGGAGAGGGCTGCGCGGCGGGCCTCCGTAGAGGCCGAGCCGGTCCAGGGCGGCCTTCACCGACACGATGCCTCCCTCGGCGACGAGGCGCTTGTGGAGGGGAGCCACGCGCTCCTGCATCGCCCCGGCGCGGCGATGGTCGCCCTCGCGCCAGGCGTCAAAGATCTGGCAGCACGAGCGTGTCGCGACCACGGCCACGCCGAGGATGCCGCCCACGGCCCCCGCCTCGAGCGCGGCGTAGAGGAGCGCCCCGGAGCCCACGAGCACCTGCGCGTTGCGGCCGCACGCCTCGATGAGTTGGCCGAGGTTCCGGAGATCGCCCGAGGAATCCTTGATCCCGATGATGTTGGGGTGCTCGACGAGCCGGCCCACGAGATCGGGCGTGAGGTGCACAGGCACGAACTGCGGGATGTGGTAGAGGACGACGGGCACGGGCGACGCGTCGGCCACTGCAAGAAAGTGATCGCGCACGACGTCCGGCTTCATTGCCTTCAGGTAGTAGGAGCCGGAGCGCACGAGGACGGCACTCGCGCCCAGTTCGGCCACCTCGCGGGTCACGGAGATCACCTCGCGCGTGGACTCGGCCCCCGTCCCGACGGTGAGGGTACGGTCTCCGATACGCGCGGCGATCGTCTCCACCAGCGCGCACAGTTCACGGCGGTCGAGGAGCGGCGCCTCCCCCGTGGAACCGGCCACGACGATCCCGGCGATGGGGTGCGAGAGCCACTCGCGCAGGTTGTGGTCGAACGCGTCGAGCGCGAGCTCGCCGTCCTCGCCGAAGGGCGTGGCCACGGGCGGATGTACACCTGAAAGATCTCTCATGGGACTTCCGAAGTTAGGGTCGGTGGCAGGTCATGGACGTTGCCGCGGGAACGTCTTCAGGGGTTCGCGCCTCAGGCCGAGGGACTCGGCGCGTTGCCGTCCCGGCGGCTGAAGCCTTCGAACAAACCTTCGAGTCGGGCCAGACGTTCACGCACGTCCGCCATGTCCCGGGTCAGGGCCGTCAAGTCGCGGCGGATTCCCATCAGGACCGGCGCGAATGTGCCGACGAGCGCGATGGTCGCCCCGATGATCGTCCAACCTTCTGCCGTCATAACCGTCTCCTCGTGTCTCGGGTTCGTTGGTGTCTCGAACCCAAGTTCCGGGCAGGGCTCAATGTGCTATCAAGCGGGGGGTCCTTCAAGGTGATCGAAGGTCCACCGGCGTTCCCGCGGGAACGTCCGCGGGCCTCGGACTCAGTAGCCGCGCGCCTTGTCTACGCGGTTCTCCAGGGGGTCGCCGCGTTGGTAGCGGGAGATGTTGCGGACGATGAGGTCCGTCTCGCGCTGCCAGAAGTGTGCCGAGGTGCCGCCCACGTGCGGGGTGATGAGGACGTTATCCAGCCCCCACAGTGGGTGGCGGGACGGGAGCGGCTCCATCCTGAACACGTCCAGCATTGCGCCGCGCAGGTGTCCCCCCTCCAGCGCGCGGACGAGCGCGGGCTCATCCACGAGGGTGCCGCGGGCGAGGTTGATGAGCACGGC is drawn from Candidatus Palauibacter polyketidifaciens and contains these coding sequences:
- the rimM gene encoding ribosome maturation factor RimM (Essential for efficient processing of 16S rRNA), with product MSDAPVIVARIARPHGIRGGLLLEAETDHAETLFRAGRRLDLIDATTDVRADAGARADAGTPAGGSPRPRALTLETARPHGRRWLVEVCEVADRTAAEKLRGARLGVPREELPDLPDGGYLLHDLIGMSVCEADMTIGVIREVYDQPGAPLLALEVGGRERLIPFEAELVVELDFEAGEVHMKLPAGLLDI
- the rpsP gene encoding 30S ribosomal protein S16, which produces MATTIRLKRRGAKKAASFRIIVTDSREGTAGASIERLGLYNPRTQPSLVRINAARTLHWLNEGAQPTDTVRSLLRKTGVWKQFHDGVDPGSLETAIIEIGPPPGQRGTSRRPKPSAEAPPEPEPEPPAAEKAEPAEPAAEAEAATEAEAPTEAAAPAEDAVAEAADAGDGAEDAAEAAEADAGDEASDAGDDAGDDAGDDAGDAEADD
- the rplS gene encoding 50S ribosomal protein L19, whose translation is MDPRIAGIEEGYKRTDLPAFAPGDTVRVRVRVKEGQKERVQPFEGVCIGRRGAGVNATFTLRRISGGVGVERIFPLHSPWIVGLEVVRRGDVRRAKLYYLRNRRGKRARVRERKWWLDKKQDG
- the trmD gene encoding tRNA (guanosine(37)-N1)-methyltransferase TrmD; translated protein: MRINVLTIFPDYLEGPLGLSIPGRAREAGLVEYRLIDVRAYTDDRHRTTDDEPFGGGGGMVMKPEPFDAALTALDRPGRVISLSPRGRPFDHETAVRFALEPDLTLLCGRYKGIDERVIDARVDEEISIGDYVLSGGEPAALVVIDAVVRLLPGALGDHDSASSDSFYEGRLSAPSYTRPAEHGGRHVPDVLRSGDHPRIERWRAAQADAATRRRRPDLLDLDATD
- a CDS encoding adenylosuccinate synthase, whose protein sequence is MRCVVVVGAQWGDEGKGKIVDVLAEQATIVARYQGGANAGHTVRVGEGANEEEFILHLIPSGILNRETRCLLGNGVVVDPWVLAREMDTLRSRGIDLDGRLGLSRRAHLVLPYHRLLDAAQEDSRGAKKIGTTGRGIGPAYRDKISRTGLRVGDLRNLDRTREIVAAAAVRANVTLAGLGDERRVDADEVMAELETVRPTMVGLSTDAGDEIRGGLASGGRVLLEGAQGALLDIDHGTYPFVTSSTTTAGGAASGVGIGPTLIDEVIGVVKAYITRVGEGPLPTELPEAEAERLRQLGGEFGATTGRPRRPGWFDANVARYAAGVNGLTGLAVTKLDVLDTFETIRLSTGYELDGAPTASFPDSVADLARVRPVYERWAGWNADTSGCRAVGDLPAAARRYLARIEEVCAAPIRFVGVGAARRETIALSTGAAA
- a CDS encoding ribonuclease HII, producing MARQEAGRLTPATHTPDATPAPDAPATAPLDHEEEGWASGLRVVVGIDEAGMGPVAGPVMVGAVALHPGQQFEGCTDSKQVSPPRREQLARRIRAESLAWRVAAASTREIERFNVRAATIVAMRRALDRLGLPAELVLVDGNPVPELGEHRSIVGGDRASHSIACASILAKVTRDRLMRRLDARYPLYGWASNKGYRTREHMEAIRRHGPTPHHRITFQGVLQTELEFNPAPDRAVDPP
- a CDS encoding class I SAM-dependent methyltransferase, which codes for MNTPEGAEPFDFDGDYGGDYEYIARTVIPGYRSSFRQALALLAGRVGPSPRVLVVGAGTGIELVTFKTAEPGWRLTGVDPSRQMIEIARRRMREAGVGDGARLVHGHVSDLDEDGFAAATCFNVMHFLPDDGAKQSLLHDIARRLAPGAPFLLFELHGDRSSPRFDELFAAWSRYWKIHGMGEAERAAFRARIDEGIHWASEARILQLLAEAGFEDAWRYYRALLYGGWISRRALQPLRSSSGK
- a CDS encoding dihydrodipicolinate synthase family protein, with protein sequence MRDLSGVHPPVATPFGEDGELALDAFDHNLREWLSHPIAGIVVAGSTGEAPLLDRRELCALVETIAARIGDRTLTVGTGAESTREVISVTREVAELGASAVLVRSGSYYLKAMKPDVVRDHFLAVADASPVPVVLYHIPQFVPVHLTPDLVGRLVEHPNIIGIKDSSGDLRNLGQLIEACGRNAQVLVGSGALLYAALEAGAVGGILGVAVVATRSCCQIFDAWREGDHRRAGAMQERVAPLHKRLVAEGGIVSVKAALDRLGLYGGPPRSPLQPADDARLAVVDAALEAAALGVSA
- the ffh gene encoding signal recognition particle protein yields the protein MFERLGDRLDGALKKLRQRGVITEKMLDEGLREVRRALLEADVNFRVVRDFLAKVKERALGEDVLKSVRPGDQIVKVVHDELVALLGEAAPEESEASVPPTVVMLVGLQGSGKTTTAAKLGRRLAHEGRRPGLVACDPYRPAAPEQLEALAARIGVPLLARPSGEDMAELARGALDEARRSGVTHLLLDMAGRLQADEELLEELRRVKAAVEPQQVLLVADGMTGQEAVRIAEGFHGAVGLTGVVLTKMDGDARGGAALSIYSVLGVPIRFVGTGERPEDLAVFDPERMAGRILQMGDIVGLVERAQQTIDLGETERLQKKMLGGKGEFDLADFLTSIQQIQKMGPLKGLLKMMPGVDARMLDQADVDPRRVKHLEAIILSMTPEERRRPEILNGSRRARIAKGSGRPVHEVNRLLKQFREMRKMMKQMGKLMPRMMPGGPGDLARLGKGLGRGLG